The Cucumis melo cultivar AY chromosome 5, USDA_Cmelo_AY_1.0, whole genome shotgun sequence genome has a segment encoding these proteins:
- the LOC103492324 gene encoding uncharacterized protein LOC103492324 isoform X3 has protein sequence MVTASVYIFLRMLLHAVLPTTYLLDYKRNTYTKADLQCTNVIQSMEKRLRVACLMQISIMLWRLALPLVVLILAHELKIEDANASLFEAKFHLKLLSFKLL, from the exons ATATTTTCCTCAGGATGTTGTTGCACGCAGTTTTGCCAACTACCTACTTGTTG GATTACAAAAGAAATACATATACAAAAGCAGATTTGCAATGCACGAATGTTATACAAAGCATGGAAAAAAGGTTGAGAGTTGCTTGCCTTATGCAAATATCAATAATGTTGTGGAG ATTGGCTCTGCCGTTGGTGGTACTTATTTTAGCTCATGAATTGAAGATAGAGGATGCGAATGCAAGTTTATTTGAAGCCAAGTTTCATCTAAAGTTATTGAGTTTCAAGCTTCTTTAG